The genomic region CTATTTTTATGGATAGATACACTCAGGATATTGATAGATTAGGCGCTCTTTCCACAGACTTACGCACACACCCAGACTACAGGCCATAAGCATTCCTGAAGATAAATTTTTGAATTCTCCTGGCCCTTCTTTTTAGAGGGGCTTTTTTGTTTTCTCAAACGCGCTATTTTATTTGAAGAGAAAGCTAGCGTGATAAATATTATTTAGGTGGGAGGAGCTCAGCAAATGGATGAAAAAAATAAAAGCTACATGAATGGAAAAGAGTTTTTAATTCCACTCGCTTGGCTAATAAGTGCCTGTTTAAGTTTCCATCTATCCCACTTAGGATTAACGGCATTTTTCCCCCTGTTTTTCTTAAGTTTGTGGCAAATAACTAAAATTAAATCTATACCAATAGCTTTTATCAATGGCATTATTTTAGGTTTTGGTATTTATACTTATCACCTCCAGTTTTTTATTTCCATCTTCAATCATTTTGCCTATAATCTCTTTTGTGTGCTCGCCTTTTGGTTAGCCCTTTTTCTAGCGATCTCGGTTTGGCTTCGTCGGGTGTACTCGAGTAAAACAATTGCCTGGCTGATTCCAGTACTGTATTTTTCACTCGAATTTATTCGTTGTGAATTGTACCCACTCAAATTTTCTTGGGTGATCCCAGGGCTTAGTTTTTCCGAATCTAGTTATTATTCAGGCCTGGGAATTTGGGGAGTTTACGGGATTTCCTTTTTTTGCTTTTTATTGATCACTTTTGGAGAGAACTGGATTGAGAAAAAGAAGCTCAAAATCATAGCCTTTGTGAGTCTTTGCCTGCTCTGCCAAATCAGTTCACTTATGAGTACATCAGCAGAAACAGAGGGAGAAGGGCCACACATTACGGGCATTCAATGGGAAATGGGATCTCATAAAGACATTCTCGATTCTCTCGATCAAGCTTTAGAAACGTATCCTGATACAAAGCTTTTTTTCTTGAGTGAATATAGTTTTGATGAAGGCATACCTCAGCTTATTAAGGATTGGTGCCAAGTCAATCAACGTTACCTACTCGCAGGGACAACGGAGACAATCAAAGAAAGTGCAGTTATCAATAAAGACGTAAAAAGTATTGGTGGCAAAAAGAAAAAGCGGGCATATTTCAATATGGCAATGATTGTTGATCCTCGTGGAGAAATTATTTTCAAGCAAGCAAAAGTGATGCCAATTCAATTTTTCAATGATGGGGAACCAGCAAAGAGTCAGCAATTATGGGATTCCCCTTGGGGAAAAATTGGCATCGGCATTTGTTACGACTTGAGCTATAGCAAAATAATGGATGAACTTGTTCGTCAGGGCGCTCAAGCTTTATTAATCCCTACAATGGATGTGGAGCATTGGGGAGAGCAACAACATAAGCTGCATGGTCGTATAGCTCCCACCCGTGCAGGGGAATATGGTATCCCCGTTTATCGCGTTTGTAGTTCGGGGATATCACAGTTTGTTGATGCTCAAGGTCACATTCAAGCTCAAGGATCCTTTATCGGTCAAGGAGATACCTTCTCGGCAAAACTAGTCATGGCAGAGCAGGGGACGCGTCCCCTCGATCGTTTTCTGATTTATCCTGCTTTGATCATTAGTTTTTTAGCATTCCTTTTCTCATTTTTTAAGGCCTTCAAAAAAATACGATGAACCATGACAAGGGGAATTGTCCCTAATCGCCTGTGTGGCAACACCCTCCGCTGGCCGAAGAGCGGCGCTCCTTGGTGTGCGAAGCACCGTGCCCTCTATTCTGGTCAAGTGTATATCTTTTTTCCCGCCCACGACGGCAAATGGCCTGGGACCGCCAAGCACCTGCTTGGCACTGGCTCCAAAATTGATGTGGTTTTTTTACCCGCCTGTGTGGCAATACCCTCCGGTGGCCGAGGAGCCCTCGGGGCCCTACTAAAAAATTTAGCAGAACGCTTGAAGTTCCTCTCGTATGCATCGCATCATGACCTCTATTCTGGGTGATCATGAAAACTTTCACTCGATTTTAAATTTACTTGCCTTTCCAAGTGATTGGTTTACTTTGCAAAAAAATTAAGGTAAGAAATATGAATGGCCCTCCACAAGTTGATCCCCCGAATCCGGAAATTTATACCCTCATGGGTGAAGAAAATATCTTTAAACTTCTTCATGATGTCTATGATGAATTTGCGGTATCGTCAATTAAAGAGATGTTTCCAACTGATCCAGAAGGCTTGCAGGAAGCGGCAGATAAATCAGCCTGTTTTTTTGTAGGACTTTGTGGTGGGCCACCACTCTATCATCAGCGCTATGGCAATCCGATGCTGCGTCGTCGTCACTTTCCTTTCCCGATTGACATGAATTCGCGCGATGTCTGGTTGGCTTGCTTCTTAAAAGTCCTAAAGCATCCAGAAAAATATGATTTTCCTGAACAACACATCGATAGCTTCATCGGCTTTATTGCTGGCTTCTCACCTTGGATGGTGAACAAGGAATAGGGAAGGTTCCTTATCATGATCAAAGATCTGGAACAACGTATTATATATGAAAAAGATGGCCTATTAGTCATTAATAAGCCCTATGACCTGCCTTCTACGGGCAGAGCGCTAGATGACGATGATTGTCTTCAGTATTGGCTGATGCAACGACATGGTGGCATGGTATGGGCTGTGCATCAACTGGATGCGGACACTAGCGGTGTCAACATCTTTGTCACAGAAAAGAAGCTTGTGAAGCATTACAAAAAAATGCTAGAGAACACTCAAGCAGATAAACAATATCTAGCGATCGTTCATGGTATCCCTAAATGGAATAAATGTGAAGAGCATGGCCGTATTGGCAAGATAGATTCTCGAAGTCTAGGCATTCATCCTGAGGGAAAAACAGCTCATAGTAAATTTGAAGTCTTAGGAAGCGGTATAGACTGTAGCCTCATCAGAGTCAGGATATTTACGGGTCGAACACATCAGATCCGTATTCACCTGAGTCACTTATCTCATCCACTTATTGGTGAAGAATGGTACCGTGAGCCAGCTTGTACATTACATAAACGTCAGGCACTCCATTGTCTTAAAATTCACTTGCCTCAGACGGGGGATGCTTTCACCGCACCATTAGCGGAAGATTTATATCAATTGACTCAAAGTCAAGGTTTGAGTCAATATATGGAAGCGAACTTAAATGTATAATGAACTGATTGATTTGTGGTGAAGATGCGAGCGAACTTCAGGCAGTGGAAAAGTAATAACTTTTATAGAATTCACTAAGTGTTAAGACTCCGTATAAACTTCATCGATAAATTCACTCATTTCCTTGTCATGAAATGCTTGTGAGTTTTGTATTTATTTTCAGACTCTTCTAATTTGTTTAAGTGAAAAATTGACAATAGACGAGGATACCTAAATCATGGCGACCAAGCTAACGAAAACAGCGATTAAAAAATTCAAAGATGCTTTTCAAAATCGAGTAGAGATAACCCTGGCAAAAGATTTGTCAGAATGTACGAAACACGATCTTTATATGGCCTTGGCTTACACAGTGCGTGACCTTCAGGTAGAGGCTTGGAAAAAAACAAATCATAAACTCTCCAGTAAAGATGCCCCAAAGAGAATGTATTACATTTCGCTTGAGTTTTTGATGGGCAGAACTCTTGGCAATAGTTTGATTAATTGTGGTTTCTTTGATCAAGCGGACAATGCTTTAAAAGATCTTGGTGTTGAACTCGAAGACCTACTCGATGAAGAAATGGATGCGGGCTTAGGTAATGGTGGTCTCGGTCGCTTGGCAGCTTGCTTCCTCGATTCTATTGCGAGCTTAAATCTTCCAGGTTCTGGCTCGGGCATTCGTTATGACTACGGAATTTTTCGTCAAAAAATTGATCATGGTCACCAAGTAGAAGAACCCGACAACTGGTTGCGCTATGGTAATCCTTGGGAAGTGGTGCGTCCCGAACGCAAACGCGTAATAAAATTTTATGGTCATGTAGAATGCTACAAAGATCATGCGGGTAAGCAGTGGTGCACATGGCTTAATACGGAAGATGTCTTAGCCATGCCTTACGATACGCCGATTCCTGGTTACTCAATGGATACAGTGAATACTCTACGTCTGTGGTCAGCACGTTCGATTTTTGGTTTCAACCTTACGGATTTCAATCAAGGCGATTTTATTAATGCCAATATTCAGAAATCACTCACAGAAAATATCACCAAAGTCCTTTATCCCAACGATAATAATTACGAAGGCAAAGAACTTCGCTTGAAGCAGCAGTATTTCTTAGCTGCGGCGACTCTCGGCGATATGATGGAAGACTTCAAAGAATTGGGTCTACCAATCCAAGACCTGCCGAAGAAAGTTGTCTGCCAACTCAATGATACTCACCCTTCAATTGCAGTCCCTGAACTAATGCGAATTCTTATGGATGATGAAGGGCTAGAATGGGATGAGGCATGGGGCATTACTCGCCAAGTCTTTGCTTATACAAATCATACTCTACTTGCGGAAGCACTTGAAAAATGGTCTGTTGCTTTAATTGAAAATTTACTGCCACGCCACATGCAAATCATCTACGAGATCAATTATCACTTCTTGCGTGAGGTCGCTCAAAAATACCCTGGTGATAATGAGCGCCAACGTGATATGTCCATCATTCAGGAAGGTGGCGAAAAGTTAGTGCGCATGGCTTATCTAGCGATTGCGGGCAGTTTCTCTGTCAATGGCGTAGCGGCAATGCATACTGAACTTCTCAAGCATGATTTGGTTAAAGATTTTTATGACCTCTACCCAGATAAATTCAATAATAAAACAAATGGCATCACGCCGCGTCGCTGGTTGCGCAAATGTAATCCTGAACTCTCAGATTTAATCACTTCTAAAATTGGTGATAAGTGGGTAACGGATCTCGATGAGCTACAGAAGCTGATTCCTTTTGCTGAAGATAAAGTCTTCCGTAAAGAAATTCGTGCGATCAAAAAGAATAACAAAATTCGCCTCGCAGAATATGTAAAAGATCTCACCGGTGATGAACTTGATGTGAATTCAATTTTTGCAGTTCAAGTCAAGCGACTCCACGAGTACAAACGTCAGTTACTCAATATCCTGCATGCGATCCATTTGTATCAAAAGATTAAAGCCAACCCAAAAGGCCACTATACGCCACGTACAATTATTCTTGCGGGCAAGGCAGCTCCGGGTTATTTTATGGCAAAGCTGATCATTAAGATGGTGAATTCGGTTTCGGCAATTGTCAATAATGATCCCGACGTCAACAAATTCCTCAAGGTGCTTTTCTTACCAAATTACAGTGTGAGCATGGCAGAAGTTCTTGTGCCTGCTACTGATCTTTCTGAGCAGATTTCTACTGCGGGCAAGGAAGCCTCGGGAACTGGCAATATGAAATTCGCACTCAATGGAGCTCTTACGGTGGGAACACTTGATGGTGCAAATGTTGAGATTAAAGATGCGGTAGGCGATGATAATATCTATATTTTCGGTCTTGATGTTGATGGCATTACCAGCCTTGATCAGAATGGTTACAACCCTCATGATTACATGCCTCATGGTTCCCATCTTGCTAATGTGCTCGATTTAATATCTTCGGGCTTTTTCTGTCCCGAAGAACCTGAGCTTTTCCGTCCGCTCGTTGATTCACTCACCATTGGTGGCGATCACTATAAATTGGCCGCTGATTTTGAAGCTTATGCTGCAGCAGAAGAACTTGTGTCTAATGATTTCATTAAAGAAGACGATTGGTCAAAACGTGCTATTCTCAACATTGCAAATATGGGCGGCTTTTCATCCGACCGAACTATTAAACAATACGCAGAAGAAATTTGGGATATTAAGCCCTACTAAGAGAGTAAAATGATAACATCAGATCAACTGCATCAAAAACTTAAGCACGTAACCGTTGCAGGTTCTACCTGTAGCTACACAGAAGAATATTGCGATAAAATCGCTCCGATAGTGAATGAGATTAATCGTCTCAAAGAAGAAACGAACACAGTAATCTTAGCTCACTCCTACGTCAATCCCGAGATTGTCTATGGCGTGGCTGACTACACCGGAGATTCTTATCAGCTCAGTCGCAACGCTCTCGAGAGTGGTGCGGACAATATACTTTTTGTAGCCGTGAAATTTATGGCGGAAACCGCAAAAATTCTCAATCCAGAAAAAAATGTATACGTTCCAGCTGCCCTCAATGGCTGCAGCTTGGCCGACTCAATTACCGGTGCAGATGTACGTAAGCTCAAAGAAGATAATCCTGATTATACTTTTGTTTGCTACATCAATACCACCGCAGACGTTAAAGCTCAGTGCGATGTCTGTGTGACTTCGGGCAATGTTTATAACATTATTGAATCACTTCCTACCGACAAGATTTACTTTGTTCCAGACAAATTAATGGGCCTCAATATCATTGACGAAATGACTCGTCGTGGAGTTGAAAAAGATATCAAGCTTTGGGATGGAGTCTGCTACGTTCACGAAGAATATGATCCCGATATGATTGATTATATTCGCGGCGAATTTGACGGTGTTAAAGTTTTGGCTCACCCAGAATGTAGCCCTGGCGTTTTAAATCATTCTGATTTTGTGGGTTCTACTGCACAGTTACTCAAGTTTATGGAAACTTCGGATGCAGAAGCATTTTTGATGCTTACTGAGTGCGGTCTTTCAGCACGTTTACAGGTTGAAATGCCCGAGAAGAATTTTGTGGGTTCTTGTTCCGTATGTAAATACATGAAAGCAAATACACTCGAGAATATCTTGGAATGCTTAAAAAACCCAAAACCACAGAATGAGATTCACCTCACTAAAGAAGATGTCCAAGGCTCACGTCGTTGTATCGACGCCATGTTTCATTACGCAGAGAAAACGACTAGCAAGTAGTACGATAATACGCATCTAGTACTTCTTAGCTTCATTAAAAAAGCCGAATCACATTTGTGATTCGGCTTTTTATGTATCTATACTAAAGAGATATCTTATTATGACTAATAAGGTTGTGGTGAAGTTGTTTAGGAAGCTTAATTGTGTAAGTTTGATAAGAGTTAAAAGCAATGGATCAATCAGTACTTAAAGTATGAAAAAGCCTTCAATATCAATCGTCATTCCCGCTCTTAATGAAGCCGCTAATATTAGCAATATTTGTGCTTGTTTAAAAGCGCAAACTTATGCTGCAGTAGAAGTGATTATTGTCGATGGCGGCAGTACTGATAAGACTCAAGAATTATTCGAAAAAGAGGGCATGAGGGTATTGTCGGGCCCGCGAGGTCGAGGCAATCAAATTCACCTAGGAAGCTTAAAAGCCAAAGGTGATATTATTTTTGTGATGCATGCCGATATGACTCTGGATTCACAAGTCTTAGAAAAAATCGCTTCCGCCTTTTCTAAAGATGACTTATTAATCGGCGGTTGTGTGGGATCGGCTTTTGATCAAGATTTTTTTAAATTCCGTTTTCTTTCTTGGCTCAATAATCTACGAATCACATTAACGGGAATCAGTTTTGGTGACCAAGGCCAGTTTTTTTTACGTCAAAGAGGCTTGGATGAGAGCTGGATTCAGGCGATCCCTTTGATGGAAGACGTGGAATTGGCTTTGCGCATGAAAGCCGCGGGAAAAACAATTCAGCTAAATGGCGGGATTATTGCCTCCACACGACGTTGGCAGCATCGCAGTGTTTTGTTCAACGCAATATATGTGTCTTACCTCTTATCAAAATATCTCTTTTTAAGAAGATTTAAAAAGGATTTTTCAGTAGAGAAATTTTATGAGTCTTACTACAAAAAATAAGACTTAGTAGTTATCTAGACTAATTAGTACACTTTCCGCCGCTGCGGTAACAGAAGTCGTAACAAGCCTTATGATTGAGGTAGACGTTACCGAAGCTATCTTTAAGCGTGCTTCCCATTTCGTATTGTGGATCATTATAAATAATGGGGCAAGGATATATTTTCATTTCACCCTTAATTTTCTGTAGAGTTCTACCATTGTGACACTGAAAATCCTTGGCTTTTACTCCGGGAAGCTGCATGCAGTGTTCAGAGAGAAATACTTTTTCATGAACTTCGTCAATGCGTTCAAGATTGGTGCCCATTTCAAGATTATAAGGCAAAAGTTTGACGTCGACATCTACTCCATAAGGTGAGAACAGTTGATGAAACTTATCTTCAATTTCATCGGCCTGTAATTCATGACCTTCATAAACAATAGCCGATGCAGTAATGATCACCTGAAAGCCCGCCAGGCTAATTTTCACGGCATTAATAAGCGTTTTTTGGAAGTTGCCCTGATCACGTATTTGATCGTGCCTAGCTTCTTCAAAGTGATCCATACTGATGCGAAAACTTAGCGTAGAGTCCGACTTGATCTGCTTGAGTCGCTCTAAGTCCATACGCAGCGTGGCATTGGTCATAATCGTTGTATCAGCTGTTTCCATTGCCATACCAACAAGACTATAAATATCCTTATTGAGAAAGGGTTCTCCCCCAGTGAAATAAATGTGATTGACGCCAAATTTTTGAGCTTCATCAATGGTGGGCTTTATATCTTCGGTAGTAATCATATCAATGCTATTATTTGTGGGAGAGGACTCTACGTAGCAATGATGACAGGCTAAATTGCAGCGCGAACCAGTGAAGAACCAGAGATCATCTAGCTGATTATTACCCTCAGCATTCTTTTGGAATGAAATATAGCCAGGACGTTTTTTCTGTTGATCAATAGTCATTACTCAAACCGGTAGTTATAGGCTTCAAAATCGGGCCGCTCTTTTGTGACTAAGGTATTAATAGCCTCTTTGAAAACTTTAGGGCTTTTGAGCATATTCGCATTGAGCTCATCAATACTTGTGGGCTCGGAATTAACACCATTAGCATAATCAATGCCAAAACCCAAGAGTAAGTAGGGAATAACTAATTCACCAGCTAAAACGGCCTCAGGGCCACATGTTTGGGAGATGACGTCTGCGTAATTCGCAATAAAGTTAATCTCGGATTTCGAATTCAAACGAGGACCATTGACATGGCCATACGTTAAATTTTTGACGGTATCAAATTGACTTAAATCTTTTTGAAAACCTTGATGAATCAAACTAGCCGCAATTAAATGACCTCGTTGAGGATCATTTTCAGCGGTATAAATACTGCAGAGTTCTCCACTCGGGAGGCGATTATCGGGAAAAAATACGTCATTAAATAAAAGTAATTTGGCGAGGGGAATATCACTTTTGCAGACACCGCAAACAGTGGTGGCAATTATGCGATCAACGCCAAGTTCTTTCATTGCCAACATGTAGGCTCGATAATTGAGCATATTGGGAAGTCTTTCATGGTTTTTCCCATGACGAGAATAGAAGACAACAGGTACGCCCTTGAAACATGCCTTGACCAAAGTGACCTGTCCAAATTTATTGCTAATGAGACAGTTTTCTACATTTTCTAAAGCTAAGTCATAAAGACCCGATCCAGTAATAATTCCAATCATAATTAAAGTATCCTAAGTAACTAATTAGTGGCGTTTTGATTTAGATCATCAATGATAGCGATAATATTTTCTTTGACTTGATTGCGGATAATCTTTATGTTCTCACCTTCTTGTCCTGCAGGGTCATCGATTCCTAAATCATCATAAATGGCTAGTTCGCTTTTCACATTACACCCCATGCTGTAAATACGGTAATAATTTTCATCTTCATCGATGACTTTAGGAAAGAAATTTGAAGAATCATTCATATCCACGCCTTCTTCTTTCATCGCTTCGATACATGCGCTATTTACTTGATCAGCAATATTTGTGCCAGCACTTAGTCCTACAAAATTTTCATTGGTATTATATTTATTAAAGTAAGCTTGGGCCATTTGTGAGCGTCCCGCATTATGACCGCAGAGAAATAAGATTTTCTTTTTCATTAACAGCAAGCTTCTTCCGTATCATCACTCGGGCAGCACTCCAAAACTTCTTTTTCATCATCGGGATTAGAGATAAGGAATTGTCCTTTATAAGGAGGCATGGACAAACGTTTAGCCGTTTCAGTGCAAACTTCTTGGGGGATGCCACGTAAGAAAAGGTGATCTTCATCATCTTTGGCTTCTCGCATAGGGCCAATATAAGTTGCCGCTTGTCCCTTGTAGAGGCATTCGGGGCTACGAACTAATTTGTGGCCACGCACAGTGATGGAGATGAATTTGATGCCTTCAATTTCTTGCCATACAAAACTCTTGAGAACCTCTAATCCGAAGAAACCGGCAGACTCCATTGACTTGAGGTAAGATTGAGTCGTTTCTGCACCACTTAAGCAACCCGACCAAAGGTGTTCATCATCCTTTAGATGCTGGGGAACTTCTTGATCGGAAACAATATCGGAAACGGAGAAAGTTCCTTCATCTTTTAGTACGCGATAAATTTCGCGAAAAACTTTGTCCTTATCGGAAGCTAAATTAATGACGCAATTAGAAATAATAGTATCGGCAATTCCATCTTCCAACGGAAGTTCGTCAATGGTACCTTTAAGGAATTCAACATTGTCATAGCCGAGTGATTGAGCGACTAAAACTTGATTCTTACGAGCTTTATCTAGCATAGTATCGGTCATATCAATACCATAAACTTTGCCACTGGCACCGACTTTTTTAGCAGCAATAAAGCAATCAATTCCCGCTCCAGAACCGAGATCCACAATGACAGCATCTTCTTTGAGAGATCTAAATGCAGTAGGATTCCCGCAACCATAGGAAACATCGGTGACTTCTTTCGGGATATGAGATAATTCTTGATCGCTATAACCGGTAGGGCAGCAGAGTTCTGCTTCTTGTTCTTTTGCGGCTTCTGAGTATCTTTCTCTTACTGATTCTACTATTTTACTCATTAAATTTCTCCTATTTATATTATGATGGATAAGGCCAAAGGGCCGAAAGTTTATTTGAATTTAAAAAGAATTCTTGATGCCTCTTTAAGTCTGCTTCAGTATCTAGATCTGAGAGTGTTTCTAAGAGTTCTACATTGAGATTTTGTTGCTCTGCTAAAGCCAAAGTTTCTTTTAAAACGAGCTCACTACTCCAAGTGATTCCATCAAAGATTTGATGGGCTTGATTCATTGCCATTAGGTAGTAACCACCATCTTTTGCGGGGCCAATAGTAAGATCAGCGGAAGTAAGATTTTTGTAAGCTTCTTGAATGTGATCCATACTTAAGAGGGGGCAATCAGAGCCAATTAAGGCGACTTGCGTAGAATCGTTTAGTTCAGTTTTAAAAGCATTGTGAATGCGATTACCGAGATCACCCTCACTTTGTTTTTTCACTTTTAACTTGGGGTAATATTTCTTGAAAAAATCTTGTGAACCCGCTACATAAAGTACGATTTTAAAACTCTCTTCTTCTTGGCAAGTACTGATCAGGCAATCGAGTAGGGCACGATAAATGTCACAGGCCTTTTCCATACCAATACTTTTTCCCAAGCGGCTTTTCACCTTTCCTGGAACGGGTGCCTTGGCAAAAATAATGAGTTTTTTATTCATGTATTAAATTTACCAGTAAATTTTTAAACGTCATCATCTAGTTCAATCTCGAGTTTGGTTTTTGGGAAAGAAATACAACTTAAGCAAGCACCGGTCTTTTTATCTTCTTCATCAAGGTAATCACTGGGCAGCGAAGTGACTTTCCCTTTTTTGATTTTGACCATGCAGATACCGCAAACGCCGGCACGACAAGAAGATTTTATAGGGACTTGCTGCTGCTCAAGAAAGTTGAGCAGGGTGATATTATCATTATATTGATAGTGCTGACCATTTACGGAGATTTCACAAGCTATTTTATCGCGTTTCTCACTAGCGGGAGAGGCAAAGATTTCATTATGGAATTTGTTTTCTGGCATGCCTTGATTGAGGGCCATGGTTTTGACACTTTCCATTAAGGGAGCAGGGCCACAAGTGTAGAGTGTGGCATTGGGGAAATCGATCTTATATTTAGCAATGACTTCGTCATTTAAACGTCCGCTTTCACCATCCCAGTTTTCTGGAGGCTGAGAAAGAATGGGGATGTAATGAATAGCGGAAGACATAGTGCTAATGATTTTGAGTTCGTCATGGAAAGCCATTTCGTCAATTGTACGAGCAGAGTAGAAGAAATAAATAGGCTGAGAGTGGCCTTTATCCACAGCGTATTTAATCATGGACATCATAGGAGTGATTCCAACGCCGCCAGCAACAAAAATGGAAACCTTGTCATCTGCTTCATAAGCAAAGCGACCAGCGGGATTGCTCACTTTTAAAATATCACCTGCTTTGACTTGTTCGTGCATCCATGTGGAGCCTAGACCATTTTTGATTAGCTTAATAGAGACTTCGTAAATTCCTGGACGAGAGGGGCTGCTATTGAGGGAATAGCAACGAGCCACTTTTTGAGTTTCTCCCGTATGAAAAGTGAGAAATTGTCCTGGATCATAATCAACATATTGTTCAAGAGGGCGGAGACGGAAGTTTTTGATTGTGGGAGTCAATTGTCTAATGTGTAAAACTTCCATTTGTGTAATATTGCCAGTAGATTTTGGTGGACCAACGAGGATCAAATCTTGCTTGTCAGAGCTATCAATTTCTTGAGTGGCACCCAATTCTCGCATCAGAAAAACTAGTACAATAATAAAAGTAAAAATACTGAGCAGTAGCGCATAAGCCTGGAGTTGTTCAAGGGGCCATGAGTCGAAGTTAAACATGATTAAAACTCCCCAGGAACTTTTGTTGTAATCACGGTCTTGTCGCCAATCTTATTAAATGTGAGTGCATCTACTGGGCAAGCATCGATGCAACCACCGCAGCCAATACAGGGACTCGAGTGAAGACCAAAAGATACTTCGATAGGCTTTTTATCCTTATGAGCATACTCATCCACCGCAATCCCCATGGGGCAAGCTTGGGTGCAGAGTCCAATGCCCTTACAATTATCATTGGGAACTACGGCATATCGAGAGCGAGTCCAACGGCCAAATAATTTCATCCAGCGAGCCATTGGGCAGCCATAGCGACACCAAATTCTAGTGCCAAAGAAAGGGTAGAGGCCGACGCCAATAATGGAGCCAAAAGTGAAGTCAATAATCAAATCCTGTACATGCCAAAGGCGGTCATAAGCCCCAGGGCTAATGATGTGGTAAGTATTCAGAATAATGGAAATCCCAATGACAATAGAGAAGATAAACATAAAAACTTGAATCCATTCAAGGGCAAGAGATTTCTCTCCTCGAGGAGTTCCTTCGCGAACCCATTTAGCACCCCATTTGGTGGTGCCGATTGTTTCCGCTAAATTCCCGCAGGCACAGACCCAGCTACAGTAACGCTTGCCAAAAAACCAAACGAATATGGGGATAATCACAAACATATAGATCAGTGCATAGCTGCTGAAAAAAGCAGGGGCCACATAAACGTGAGCCATTTTATGGACTAAATGGAAGGCGCTCACAGTGATTTTTTGATCAGCGGGCAGTGCTTCATCAAAAACGAGTGTTTTGGCATAAACCGATGTGCCAGGGCGCTCATCATTAATGATTTCATAGGAATTCTTATCTTGCAAGATTCCTTCCACGTAAACGAGCAAAGAATACTTTTGATTATCCGGCGAGTAATTAATCGGATTATCTAAACTTATGGTA from Lentisphaera profundi harbors:
- a CDS encoding RluA family pseudouridine synthase, encoding MIKDLEQRIIYEKDGLLVINKPYDLPSTGRALDDDDCLQYWLMQRHGGMVWAVHQLDADTSGVNIFVTEKKLVKHYKKMLENTQADKQYLAIVHGIPKWNKCEEHGRIGKIDSRSLGIHPEGKTAHSKFEVLGSGIDCSLIRVRIFTGRTHQIRIHLSHLSHPLIGEEWYREPACTLHKRQALHCLKIHLPQTGDAFTAPLAEDLYQLTQSQGLSQYMEANLNV
- the nadA gene encoding quinolinate synthase NadA, which codes for MITSDQLHQKLKHVTVAGSTCSYTEEYCDKIAPIVNEINRLKEETNTVILAHSYVNPEIVYGVADYTGDSYQLSRNALESGADNILFVAVKFMAETAKILNPEKNVYVPAALNGCSLADSITGADVRKLKEDNPDYTFVCYINTTADVKAQCDVCVTSGNVYNIIESLPTDKIYFVPDKLMGLNIIDEMTRRGVEKDIKLWDGVCYVHEEYDPDMIDYIRGEFDGVKVLAHPECSPGVLNHSDFVGSTAQLLKFMETSDAEAFLMLTECGLSARLQVEMPEKNFVGSCSVCKYMKANTLENILECLKNPKPQNEIHLTKEDVQGSRRCIDAMFHYAEKTTSK
- a CDS encoding nitrilase-related carbon-nitrogen hydrolase; the encoded protein is MDEKNKSYMNGKEFLIPLAWLISACLSFHLSHLGLTAFFPLFFLSLWQITKIKSIPIAFINGIILGFGIYTYHLQFFISIFNHFAYNLFCVLAFWLALFLAISVWLRRVYSSKTIAWLIPVLYFSLEFIRCELYPLKFSWVIPGLSFSESSYYSGLGIWGVYGISFFCFLLITFGENWIEKKKLKIIAFVSLCLLCQISSLMSTSAETEGEGPHITGIQWEMGSHKDILDSLDQALETYPDTKLFFLSEYSFDEGIPQLIKDWCQVNQRYLLAGTTETIKESAVINKDVKSIGGKKKKRAYFNMAMIVDPRGEIIFKQAKVMPIQFFNDGEPAKSQQLWDSPWGKIGIGICYDLSYSKIMDELVRQGAQALLIPTMDVEHWGEQQHKLHGRIAPTRAGEYGIPVYRVCSSGISQFVDAQGHIQAQGSFIGQGDTFSAKLVMAEQGTRPLDRFLIYPALIISFLAFLFSFFKAFKKIR
- a CDS encoding glycogen/starch/alpha-glucan phosphorylase — translated: MATKLTKTAIKKFKDAFQNRVEITLAKDLSECTKHDLYMALAYTVRDLQVEAWKKTNHKLSSKDAPKRMYYISLEFLMGRTLGNSLINCGFFDQADNALKDLGVELEDLLDEEMDAGLGNGGLGRLAACFLDSIASLNLPGSGSGIRYDYGIFRQKIDHGHQVEEPDNWLRYGNPWEVVRPERKRVIKFYGHVECYKDHAGKQWCTWLNTEDVLAMPYDTPIPGYSMDTVNTLRLWSARSIFGFNLTDFNQGDFINANIQKSLTENITKVLYPNDNNYEGKELRLKQQYFLAAATLGDMMEDFKELGLPIQDLPKKVVCQLNDTHPSIAVPELMRILMDDEGLEWDEAWGITRQVFAYTNHTLLAEALEKWSVALIENLLPRHMQIIYEINYHFLREVAQKYPGDNERQRDMSIIQEGGEKLVRMAYLAIAGSFSVNGVAAMHTELLKHDLVKDFYDLYPDKFNNKTNGITPRRWLRKCNPELSDLITSKIGDKWVTDLDELQKLIPFAEDKVFRKEIRAIKKNNKIRLAEYVKDLTGDELDVNSIFAVQVKRLHEYKRQLLNILHAIHLYQKIKANPKGHYTPRTIILAGKAAPGYFMAKLIIKMVNSVSAIVNNDPDVNKFLKVLFLPNYSVSMAEVLVPATDLSEQISTAGKEASGTGNMKFALNGALTVGTLDGANVEIKDAVGDDNIYIFGLDVDGITSLDQNGYNPHDYMPHGSHLANVLDLISSGFFCPEEPELFRPLVDSLTIGGDHYKLAADFEAYAAAEELVSNDFIKEDDWSKRAILNIANMGGFSSDRTIKQYAEEIWDIKPY
- a CDS encoding glycosyltransferase; the protein is MKKPSISIVIPALNEAANISNICACLKAQTYAAVEVIIVDGGSTDKTQELFEKEGMRVLSGPRGRGNQIHLGSLKAKGDIIFVMHADMTLDSQVLEKIASAFSKDDLLIGGCVGSAFDQDFFKFRFLSWLNNLRITLTGISFGDQGQFFLRQRGLDESWIQAIPLMEDVELALRMKAAGKTIQLNGGIIASTRRWQHRSVLFNAIYVSYLLSKYLFLRRFKKDFSVEKFYESYYKK